One genomic segment of Streptomyces sp. RerS4 includes these proteins:
- a CDS encoding TerD family protein: MAVSLSKGGNVSLTKEAPGLSAVTVGLGWDVRTTTGVDFDLDASAIAVNTMGKVVSDNHFVFFNNKSTPDQTIVHTGDNRTGEGSGDDEAINVNLAGLPADVDKIVFPVSIYDAESRSQNFGQVRNAYIRVVNQAGGGEIARYDLSEDAATETAMVFGELYRSGAEWKFRAVGQGYASGLTGIAQDFGVNV; this comes from the coding sequence ATGGCAGTAAGCCTGTCCAAGGGCGGCAACGTCTCGCTCACGAAGGAGGCCCCGGGCCTCAGCGCCGTCACGGTCGGCCTCGGCTGGGACGTCCGTACGACGACCGGTGTCGACTTCGACCTGGACGCCTCCGCCATCGCGGTCAACACGATGGGCAAGGTCGTCTCGGACAACCACTTCGTGTTCTTCAACAACAAGTCCACCCCGGACCAGACCATCGTCCACACCGGCGACAACCGCACGGGCGAGGGCTCGGGCGACGACGAGGCGATCAACGTCAACCTCGCCGGCCTGCCCGCCGACGTCGACAAGATCGTCTTCCCGGTCTCGATCTACGACGCCGAATCCCGCAGCCAGAACTTCGGCCAGGTCCGCAACGCGTACATCCGCGTCGTGAACCAGGCCGGCGGCGGCGAGATCGCCCGCTACGACCTCTCCGAGGACGCCGCGACCGAGACCGCCATGGTCTTCGGCGAGCTCTACCGCAGCGGCGCCGAGTGGAAGTTCCGCGCCGTCGGCCAGGGCTACGCCTCGGGCCTGACGGGCATCGCGCAGGACTTCGGCGTCAACGTCTGA
- a CDS encoding M1 family metallopeptidase, protein MDHRAVPRLVVAVLLCLAALATGCTGATVQGRPGASGLRDPYFPRAGNGGYQVEHYALDLDYDPADGELRATAVLTARAEQGLSSFNLDFSGLKVEEVRVDGVGARHNRTGTELTVRPAEDLEKGEVFRTEVDYRGRPKPVLDPDGSREGWIATADGAVAVGEPVGSMGWFPGNHHPSDKATYDVTLTVPNGYEAVSNGELASRTEVDGGRTAFAWRSREPVASYLVTAAVGRFEVATGRTPSGVSVYHAVSPGEAAGSEAALAKTSDIVEWGSRRFGPYPFGTVGSIVMPSETLAYALETQTKPVYSGAPDELLVLHELAHQWFGNSVSPKSWKDMWLNEGFATYAEWLWAEDHGGVGAQRRFDAFLTGDTSVDAAADNDWAAFPPADPPGAEHISDDPVYTRGAMVLHRIRQEVGDEKFFDLLRGWATDHRHGNASTADFTAYAQRRTGHDLKKVWDVWLYGEGRPKAPR, encoded by the coding sequence GTGGACCACCGTGCCGTACCTCGTCTCGTCGTCGCCGTGCTGCTCTGCCTCGCCGCGCTGGCCACGGGCTGTACGGGCGCCACGGTGCAGGGCCGCCCCGGTGCGTCCGGGCTGCGCGATCCGTACTTCCCGCGCGCCGGCAACGGCGGCTACCAGGTCGAGCACTACGCCCTCGACCTGGACTACGACCCCGCCGACGGCGAGCTGCGCGCCACGGCCGTCCTCACCGCCCGCGCCGAGCAGGGCCTCAGCTCCTTCAACCTGGACTTCAGCGGTCTCAAGGTCGAGGAGGTGCGGGTGGACGGCGTCGGCGCACGCCACAACCGCACCGGCACCGAGCTGACGGTGCGGCCCGCCGAGGACCTGGAGAAGGGCGAGGTCTTCCGTACGGAGGTCGACTACCGAGGCCGGCCGAAGCCCGTCCTCGATCCCGACGGCTCGCGGGAGGGCTGGATCGCCACCGCCGACGGCGCCGTCGCCGTCGGCGAACCGGTCGGGTCGATGGGCTGGTTCCCCGGCAACCACCACCCCAGCGACAAGGCGACGTACGACGTCACCCTCACCGTCCCGAACGGCTACGAGGCCGTGTCCAACGGCGAGTTGGCCTCGCGGACCGAGGTGGACGGCGGGCGGACGGCCTTCGCCTGGCGCAGTCGCGAGCCGGTGGCGAGCTACCTCGTCACCGCCGCCGTCGGCCGGTTCGAGGTGGCCACCGGCCGCACCCCGTCCGGTGTCTCCGTCTACCACGCGGTCTCCCCCGGGGAGGCGGCCGGCAGCGAGGCGGCGCTCGCGAAGACCTCGGACATCGTGGAGTGGGGCAGCCGGCGCTTCGGCCCGTACCCCTTCGGGACGGTCGGTTCCATCGTGATGCCGTCCGAGACCCTCGCGTACGCGCTGGAGACGCAGACCAAGCCCGTCTACTCCGGCGCCCCCGACGAACTGCTGGTCCTGCACGAGCTGGCCCACCAGTGGTTCGGGAACTCGGTGTCGCCGAAGTCCTGGAAGGACATGTGGCTGAACGAGGGGTTCGCCACCTACGCCGAGTGGTTGTGGGCCGAGGACCACGGCGGGGTCGGCGCCCAGCGCCGCTTCGACGCCTTCCTGACCGGTGACACCTCCGTCGACGCCGCCGCCGACAACGACTGGGCCGCCTTCCCGCCCGCCGACCCGCCGGGCGCGGAACACATCTCCGACGATCCCGTGTACACGCGCGGCGCGATGGTCCTGCACCGGATCCGGCAGGAGGTGGGGGACGAGAAGTTCTTCGACCTGCTGCGCGGCTGGGCGACCGACCACCGGCACGGGAACGCGAGCACCGCCGACTTCACCGCCTACGCGCAGCGGCGCACGGGCCACGACCTGAAGAAGGTCTGGGATGTCTGGCTGTACGGCGAGGGGCGCCCCAAGGCGCCACGGTAG
- a CDS encoding DUF3263 domain-containing protein: MTDDGRTEAQTETEAEAAESGTTCPSRPPSAALTSAEAAVLAYEARTWPGPGAKERAIREGLGLTPVRYYQLLNALMDDPRALEHAPGTVNRLRRIREGRRARR; this comes from the coding sequence ATGACGGACGACGGACGGACCGAAGCGCAGACGGAGACGGAGGCGGAGGCGGCGGAGTCGGGGACCACCTGCCCCTCCCGGCCCCCCTCCGCCGCGCTGACGTCCGCCGAGGCCGCCGTACTCGCGTACGAGGCCCGCACCTGGCCCGGCCCCGGCGCCAAGGAACGGGCGATACGCGAGGGCCTCGGCCTGACCCCCGTCCGCTACTACCAGCTGCTCAACGCCTTGATGGACGATCCACGCGCACTGGAGCACGCCCCCGGCACCGTCAACCGCCTGCGCCGCATACGCGAGGGCCGGCGGGCCCGCCGCTGA
- a CDS encoding extracellular solute-binding protein translates to MKGRYLSLAASGAVLCLTAVTLTGCGAVSGLTGDNEVTLRVVAADYGDNPQNSSAGYWKDLASSFEKDNPGVHVEVSVYSWSEVDAKVAAMVKEGKAPDIAQIGAYADYAEAGKLYTVDELLSVNTEADFLAPLADAGKVKRIQYGMPFVASTRLLFYNQKLLGDAGVIPKDSAAPWQPKTWAELEAAAKKLKAANVPTPFAVPLGREEAQAESMMWMLSAGGGYTDNEEAYQIDAPENVKAFEFLRDRMVGQGLTGPVEPGKLDRQAAFDAFTRGEVGMLNGHPTLLKQAAGKGVKFGMVTLPTIDGTDQSAMGVADWVMAFKNGHKKESGKFLDHLYSAKNVTAFTNKYDLLPATTSAYRAMEASTGGSATQLKTFLAALPSSKLYPVGKKSWAGVSENVKQNIGQVVQPGGNPAKVLEDIALKARKADGER, encoded by the coding sequence GTGAAGGGCCGTTACCTGAGCCTGGCCGCGTCCGGGGCCGTGCTGTGCCTGACCGCCGTGACACTGACCGGCTGCGGAGCCGTGTCGGGTCTCACGGGGGACAACGAGGTGACCCTGCGGGTCGTGGCGGCCGACTACGGCGACAATCCCCAGAACTCCTCCGCCGGCTACTGGAAGGACCTGGCCTCCTCCTTCGAGAAGGACAACCCGGGCGTCCACGTCGAGGTCAGCGTCTACTCCTGGTCGGAGGTCGACGCCAAGGTCGCCGCGATGGTCAAGGAAGGCAAGGCCCCCGACATCGCGCAGATCGGCGCCTACGCCGACTACGCCGAGGCCGGCAAGCTCTACACCGTCGACGAGCTGCTCTCCGTCAACACCGAGGCCGACTTCCTCGCGCCGCTCGCCGACGCCGGCAAGGTCAAGCGGATCCAGTACGGCATGCCCTTCGTCGCCAGCACCCGACTGCTCTTCTACAACCAGAAGCTGCTCGGCGACGCCGGCGTCATCCCGAAGGACAGCGCCGCGCCCTGGCAGCCGAAGACCTGGGCCGAGCTGGAGGCGGCGGCCAAGAAGCTCAAGGCCGCGAACGTCCCCACCCCCTTCGCCGTGCCGCTGGGCCGCGAGGAGGCCCAGGCCGAGTCGATGATGTGGATGCTCTCCGCCGGCGGTGGCTACACCGACAACGAGGAGGCGTACCAGATCGACGCCCCGGAGAACGTCAAGGCCTTCGAGTTCCTGCGCGACAGGATGGTCGGCCAGGGCCTCACCGGCCCCGTCGAGCCCGGCAAGCTGGACCGCCAGGCCGCCTTCGACGCCTTCACGCGCGGCGAGGTCGGCATGCTCAACGGCCACCCCACGCTGCTCAAGCAGGCCGCCGGCAAGGGCGTGAAGTTCGGCATGGTCACGCTGCCCACGATCGACGGCACCGACCAGTCCGCGATGGGCGTCGCCGACTGGGTCATGGCGTTCAAGAACGGCCACAAGAAGGAGTCCGGGAAGTTCCTGGACCACCTCTACTCCGCGAAGAACGTGACCGCCTTCACCAACAAGTACGACCTCCTGCCGGCGACCACCAGCGCCTACCGGGCCATGGAGGCCAGTACGGGCGGCTCCGCCACGCAGCTGAAGACCTTCCTGGCGGCCCTGCCCAGCTCCAAGCTGTACCCCGTCGGCAAGAAGTCCTGGGCCGGCGTCAGCGAGAACGTGAAGCAGAACATCGGCCAGGTCGTCCAGCCCGGCGGGAACCCCGCGAAGGTGCTGGAGGACATCGCGCTGAAGGCGCGCAAGGCGGACGGCGAGCGCTGA
- a CDS encoding heme-binding protein produces the protein MNTRTRVLTGTALAVALGAGAFGAVSATAAPAPEQAPAQAVAKKDNDKNFTTSTHLTIDAATRAAQAALDAAQKENQKVTVAVVDRNGNTIVTLRGDGAGPQSYESAQRKAFTAVSWNAPTSVLVGRLAQAPNLKDIPGTLFLGGGVPVQANGAPVAGVGVAGAPSGDLDEKFAKAGVDSLDK, from the coding sequence ATGAACACCCGCACCCGCGTTCTCACCGGTACCGCTCTCGCCGTCGCCCTCGGGGCCGGCGCCTTCGGGGCCGTCAGCGCCACCGCCGCTCCCGCGCCGGAGCAGGCCCCCGCCCAGGCCGTCGCGAAGAAGGACAACGACAAGAACTTCACCACCTCCACCCACCTCACCATCGACGCCGCGACCCGCGCCGCCCAGGCCGCGCTCGACGCCGCGCAGAAGGAGAACCAGAAGGTGACGGTCGCGGTGGTGGACCGCAACGGCAACACCATCGTCACCCTGCGCGGCGACGGCGCCGGCCCGCAGTCCTACGAATCCGCCCAGCGCAAGGCGTTCACCGCCGTGTCCTGGAACGCCCCGACCTCGGTGCTCGTCGGCCGCCTCGCGCAGGCCCCGAACCTGAAGGACATCCCCGGCACCCTCTTCCTCGGTGGCGGCGTCCCGGTCCAGGCCAACGGTGCCCCGGTCGCGGGCGTCGGCGTGGCCGGTGCCCCGAGCGGCGACCTGGACGAGAAGTTCGCGAAGGCCGGCGTCGACTCCCTCGACAAGTAA
- the cdgB gene encoding diguanylate cyclase CdgB: protein METESEPYVRLATLRQLHQVVAELNTARSLADTLQTVVDGIVKGLGYELACVNLVRPDGDLVVAAFAGDPAAEALITGRVGSRPSWERRLAMGEAWDGLRFIPHTEGWVLLEDDVPQWHTDGPDPRFEDEWHPEDRLYAPMYATGGELLGVISVDRPRNGRRPGAWGREALQMYAFQAAIAISNARLRANMQRALVRLEREQQALRASEESFRQAFEYAPSGMAIAEMGGDQHGRLLRTNDALCRLLGRPASVLRRYSFSDLVHPEDIGTLLRTSAEGGRAELRLGRRDGTYVWVSLRNSVVADAADGPRFLLTHVEDIEERKRHELQLAHRASHDSLTGLPNSAELRARLGARLCRRPQSVRATAVEALDAAYEARPGAAAGTGEHGGYGDPGGYGGYGAHAGYGAHPGYGGPPGPDTHDGAGDAGGGHPGAGGAPYDFPGAVPAGIPGQAGPGPGAGQGLPDGGPYDHHVHTVAPASDIDDGTKGLAVLFCDLDGFKSINDRFGHHTGDAVLIEVARRLTTGVRDGDTVARLGGDEFVVLADGLGAADAADLAVRLRNAIIPPIRVDGRAVRVGASFGIGWASCGMSADEVLRSADQRMYIEKRSRSKAHRRAG, encoded by the coding sequence ATGGAGACCGAGTCGGAGCCGTACGTCCGTCTTGCGACCTTGCGGCAGCTGCACCAGGTGGTGGCCGAACTCAACACCGCCCGCAGCCTGGCCGACACCCTGCAGACCGTCGTGGACGGCATCGTGAAGGGCCTCGGCTACGAACTCGCCTGCGTCAATCTCGTCCGTCCTGACGGGGATCTCGTCGTCGCCGCCTTCGCCGGAGACCCCGCCGCCGAAGCCCTGATCACCGGTCGCGTCGGCTCGCGCCCCTCGTGGGAACGCCGGCTGGCCATGGGCGAGGCCTGGGACGGCCTGCGCTTCATCCCGCACACCGAGGGGTGGGTCCTCCTGGAGGACGACGTACCCCAGTGGCACACGGACGGCCCCGATCCGCGGTTCGAGGACGAATGGCACCCCGAGGACCGCCTCTACGCCCCCATGTACGCGACGGGCGGGGAACTTCTGGGTGTCATTTCGGTGGACAGACCGCGCAACGGGCGCCGCCCCGGCGCGTGGGGGCGCGAGGCGCTCCAGATGTACGCCTTCCAGGCGGCGATTGCGATCAGCAACGCGCGGCTGCGCGCGAACATGCAGCGCGCCCTGGTCCGACTGGAGCGCGAGCAGCAGGCGTTGCGGGCCAGTGAAGAGTCGTTCCGGCAGGCCTTCGAGTACGCGCCCAGCGGCATGGCCATCGCCGAGATGGGCGGCGACCAGCACGGCCGGCTGCTGCGCACCAACGACGCGCTGTGCCGGCTCCTCGGCCGGCCCGCGTCCGTCCTGCGCCGCTACTCCTTCTCCGACCTCGTCCACCCCGAGGACATCGGCACCCTGCTGCGCACCTCCGCCGAGGGCGGCCGCGCCGAGCTGCGCCTCGGGCGGCGCGACGGCACGTACGTGTGGGTCTCGCTGCGCAATTCCGTCGTCGCGGACGCCGCCGACGGCCCCCGCTTCCTGCTGACCCACGTCGAGGACATCGAGGAGCGCAAGCGGCACGAACTCCAGCTCGCGCACCGCGCCAGCCACGACTCCCTCACCGGCCTGCCCAACAGCGCCGAGCTGCGCGCCCGCCTCGGCGCCCGACTGTGCCGGCGGCCACAGTCCGTACGGGCCACCGCCGTCGAGGCCCTGGACGCGGCCTACGAGGCACGACCGGGCGCGGCGGCCGGCACCGGCGAGCACGGCGGGTACGGGGACCCCGGCGGCTACGGCGGCTACGGGGCCCACGCCGGCTACGGCGCCCACCCCGGCTACGGCGGTCCGCCGGGTCCCGACACCCACGACGGCGCCGGCGACGCGGGCGGCGGCCACCCCGGAGCGGGCGGCGCCCCCTACGACTTCCCGGGCGCGGTCCCCGCCGGGATCCCCGGCCAGGCCGGCCCCGGCCCCGGCGCCGGCCAGGGGTTGCCGGACGGGGGCCCGTACGATCACCACGTCCACACCGTCGCCCCCGCCTCGGACATCGACGACGGGACGAAGGGGCTCGCGGTGCTCTTCTGCGACCTCGACGGCTTCAAGTCGATCAACGACCGGTTCGGCCACCACACGGGCGACGCCGTGCTGATCGAGGTGGCCCGACGGCTCACGACGGGCGTCAGGGACGGTGACACGGTCGCCCGGCTGGGTGGTGACGAGTTCGTCGTCCTCGCCGACGGCCTGGGCGCCGCAGACGCCGCCGACCTCGCCGTCCGACTGCGCAACGCGATCATCCCGCCGATCCGGGTGGACGGCCGCGCGGTCCGTGTGGGGGCCAGTTTCGGGATCGGCTGGGCGAGCTGCGGCATGTCGGCGGACGAGGTGCTGCGCTCAGCCGACCAGCGGATGTACATCGAGAAAAGGTCCCGCTCCAAGGCCCACCGTCGCGCCGGGTGA
- a CDS encoding CBM35 domain-containing protein has translation MTTPANNGPHGGANQPEDDDPFGYLYADGQAAGATPPGQGGGYGYPGPAGGGQPGVQPGVPRTSYNQVRTVGERTYGGQRGAVPPQQPPAYQAQYQAPEALQAGGYGVPQQQQYAAPTAPARGGGHGGRGGGGSSRKGMLIAAVAVVGAIAVGISAAVIFGDKGDKKGGKDQASSQSQQPVAPKQNPASPQNSASPEASQTPLPKGEAAGAGMALTGGALLQNSVQGSKSSGGQYVGNFNQTGAALTWTADVPESGEYTLFVNYAVPGKDAKVTLTVNGQSPTQSLNLANFAKAEAGVWDKGWTRTFAWINLKKGTNTMKISCEAGNQCEAIFDQLRLGAGHTKG, from the coding sequence ATGACGACGCCCGCGAACAACGGCCCGCACGGTGGGGCGAACCAGCCCGAGGACGACGATCCGTTCGGCTACCTCTACGCGGACGGCCAGGCCGCCGGAGCCACCCCGCCCGGTCAGGGCGGTGGATACGGCTACCCCGGCCCGGCGGGCGGGGGTCAGCCCGGTGTCCAGCCCGGCGTGCCCCGTACCTCGTACAACCAGGTGCGCACGGTCGGTGAGCGGACGTACGGCGGCCAGCGCGGGGCCGTGCCGCCCCAGCAGCCCCCGGCGTACCAGGCGCAGTACCAGGCCCCGGAGGCCCTCCAGGCCGGTGGCTACGGCGTTCCCCAGCAGCAGCAGTACGCCGCGCCGACGGCGCCGGCGCGCGGCGGCGGCCACGGCGGTCGCGGTGGCGGCGGCTCCAGTCGCAAGGGGATGCTCATCGCGGCGGTCGCGGTGGTCGGCGCGATCGCGGTCGGCATCAGCGCCGCGGTGATCTTCGGCGACAAGGGCGACAAGAAGGGCGGCAAGGACCAGGCGTCCTCGCAGTCCCAGCAGCCGGTCGCGCCGAAGCAGAACCCGGCCTCCCCGCAGAACTCGGCCTCCCCCGAGGCCTCGCAGACCCCGCTGCCCAAGGGCGAGGCGGCCGGCGCCGGAATGGCCCTCACGGGGGGCGCGCTGCTCCAGAACTCCGTGCAGGGCTCGAAGAGTTCCGGCGGGCAGTACGTCGGCAACTTCAACCAGACGGGCGCCGCGCTGACCTGGACGGCGGACGTGCCCGAGAGCGGCGAGTACACGCTGTTCGTCAACTACGCGGTGCCCGGCAAGGACGCGAAGGTGACGCTCACCGTCAACGGGCAGAGCCCCACGCAGTCCCTGAACCTGGCGAACTTCGCCAAGGCCGAGGCCGGTGTGTGGGACAAGGGGTGGACGCGTACCTTCGCCTGGATCAACCTCAAGAAGGGCACGAACACGATGAAGATCTCGTGTGAGGCCGGGAACCAGTGCGAGGCGATATTCGATCAGCTGCGCCTCGGCGCGGGCCACACCAAGGGCTGA
- a CDS encoding flavin reductase family protein: MCGGGGGISVRVVPNTTFDTTAAPSATPHPEGVSNDEFRAAMSRLTAGVCLITAHEPPLTAGGPRGEDVGMTATAFMSVSLDPPLVLVSVREDSRMDDLLAEQPLWAVSVLADSQVQVAGRFAMKNRISDRLLFENVPHVRGEVSGAPLLTHALAALECRTESRVVAGDHTLVIGRVLRASLPDPDSPPLTYFRGRYRHLAP, from the coding sequence ATGTGCGGGGGCGGCGGTGGGATTAGCGTTCGGGTCGTGCCGAACACGACCTTTGATACGACCGCCGCACCGTCCGCCACCCCCCATCCTGAGGGGGTGAGCAACGACGAGTTCCGGGCCGCCATGTCCCGGCTGACGGCGGGCGTGTGCCTGATCACCGCGCACGAGCCGCCCCTGACGGCGGGCGGGCCGCGCGGGGAGGACGTCGGCATGACGGCGACCGCGTTCATGTCGGTGTCGCTGGACCCCCCGCTGGTGCTGGTGAGCGTGCGGGAGGACTCGCGGATGGACGACCTGCTGGCGGAGCAGCCGCTGTGGGCGGTGTCCGTCCTCGCGGACAGCCAGGTCCAGGTGGCGGGCCGGTTCGCCATGAAGAACCGGATCAGCGACCGGCTGCTGTTCGAGAACGTGCCGCACGTACGGGGTGAGGTGTCGGGGGCTCCGCTGCTGACGCACGCCCTCGCCGCGCTGGAGTGCCGTACGGAGTCCCGGGTCGTGGCCGGGGACCACACGCTGGTGATCGGCCGCGTCCTGCGGGCCTCCCTGCCCGACCCGGACTCCCCGCCGCTGACGTACTTCCGGGGGCGCTACCGGCACTTGGCGCCGTAG
- the nagA gene encoding N-acetylglucosamine-6-phosphate deacetylase yields the protein MAGSAHSTVLSGARVVLPTGIVANGRVIVEGTRIAGSAHENSETVDLSGHWIVPGFVDMHNHGGGGASFTSGTAEEVLKGVRTHREHGTTTLVASTVTGELDELARRAALLAELTQQGDIAGIHFEGPFINPCRKGAHKEDLLRDPDPAEVRKLIDAAHGAARMFTLATELPGGLDSVRLLAEHGVIAAIGHTDSTYDQARQAIDAGATVATHLYNAMPGLEHRAPGPIAALLEDERVTVELINDGTHLHPAMLELAFHHAGAHRVALITDAMDAAGFGDGTYHLGPLEVEVKDGVARLVEGGSIAGSTLTLDTAFKRSVTIDRLPVESVVQAISANPAKLIGLYDEVGSLDPGKYADLVVLDGDFDVKGVMRRGEWIVKPGA from the coding sequence ATGGCCGGAAGCGCACACAGCACCGTTCTCTCCGGCGCCAGGGTGGTGCTCCCCACCGGGATCGTCGCCAACGGCCGGGTCATCGTCGAGGGCACCCGTATCGCCGGCAGCGCCCACGAGAACTCCGAGACCGTCGACCTGTCCGGGCACTGGATCGTCCCCGGCTTCGTCGACATGCACAACCACGGCGGCGGCGGCGCCTCCTTCACCTCCGGCACCGCCGAGGAGGTCCTGAAGGGCGTACGCACCCACCGCGAGCACGGCACGACCACCCTCGTCGCCTCCACCGTCACCGGCGAACTCGACGAACTCGCCCGCCGCGCCGCCCTCCTCGCCGAGCTGACCCAGCAGGGCGACATCGCCGGCATCCACTTCGAGGGGCCCTTCATCAACCCCTGCCGCAAGGGCGCGCACAAGGAGGACCTGCTGCGCGACCCCGACCCGGCCGAGGTCAGGAAGCTCATCGACGCCGCGCACGGCGCCGCCCGCATGTTCACCCTCGCCACCGAACTGCCGGGCGGGCTGGACTCCGTACGCCTGCTGGCCGAGCACGGCGTCATCGCCGCGATCGGGCACACGGACTCCACCTACGACCAGGCGCGCCAGGCCATCGACGCCGGCGCGACCGTCGCCACCCACCTCTACAACGCCATGCCGGGCCTCGAACACCGCGCCCCGGGCCCGATCGCGGCGCTGCTGGAGGACGAGCGGGTCACCGTCGAGCTGATCAACGACGGCACCCACCTGCACCCGGCCATGCTGGAACTGGCCTTCCACCACGCGGGCGCCCACCGCGTCGCGCTGATCACCGACGCGATGGACGCGGCCGGCTTCGGCGACGGCACCTACCACCTCGGCCCGCTGGAGGTGGAGGTCAAGGACGGTGTCGCCCGGCTCGTGGAGGGCGGCTCCATCGCCGGCTCCACCCTGACCCTCGACACCGCCTTCAAGCGGTCGGTGACGATCGACCGGCTGCCGGTGGAATCCGTGGTGCAGGCGATCTCCGCCAACCCGGCCAAGCTCATCGGCCTCTACGACGAGGTCGGCTCGCTGGACCCCGGCAAGTACGCCGACCTCGTCGTCCTCGACGGCGACTTCGACGTCAAGGGCGTCATGCGGCGCGGCGAATGGATCGTCAAGCCGGGCGCGTAA
- a CDS encoding ROK family protein, translating into MKHVIALDVGGTGMKAALIGADGTLLHQARRATGRARGAEAVVETILDFAAELHDLGVERFGAAPSAAGVAVPGIVDSAAGIAVYAANLGWRDVPLRDLLSARLGGIPVALGHDVRTGGLAEGRIGAGQGADRFLFVPLGTGIAGAIGIAGRIEAGAHGYAGEIGHIVVRPGGPECGCGQRGCLETLASASAVSRAWAAASGDPEADAADCAKAVEGGDAAAREVWLAAIGALADGLVTAITLLDPRTLIIGGGLAEAGETLFTPLRKAVEERVTFQRLPEIVPAALGDTAGCLGAGLLAWDLLATEVPA; encoded by the coding sequence GTGAAACACGTCATCGCCCTCGATGTGGGCGGCACCGGGATGAAGGCCGCCCTCATCGGCGCCGACGGCACCCTGCTGCACCAGGCCCGCCGCGCCACCGGCCGCGCCCGGGGCGCCGAAGCCGTCGTCGAGACGATCCTTGACTTCGCCGCCGAACTCCACGACCTGGGCGTGGAACGCTTCGGTGCGGCGCCCTCGGCCGCCGGCGTCGCCGTCCCCGGCATCGTCGACTCCGCGGCGGGCATCGCCGTCTACGCGGCGAACCTCGGCTGGCGCGACGTACCCCTGCGCGACCTGCTCAGCGCACGCCTCGGCGGCATCCCCGTGGCACTGGGCCACGACGTGCGCACGGGCGGCCTCGCCGAAGGACGCATCGGCGCCGGACAGGGCGCCGACCGCTTCCTCTTCGTCCCGCTCGGCACCGGCATCGCCGGCGCCATCGGGATCGCCGGGCGCATCGAAGCCGGCGCGCACGGCTACGCGGGCGAGATCGGCCACATCGTGGTCCGCCCCGGCGGACCCGAGTGCGGCTGCGGGCAGCGCGGCTGCCTGGAGACCCTCGCCTCCGCCTCCGCCGTCTCCCGCGCCTGGGCCGCCGCCTCGGGCGATCCCGAGGCGGACGCGGCGGACTGCGCCAAGGCCGTCGAAGGGGGCGACGCGGCGGCCCGCGAGGTGTGGCTCGCCGCCATCGGCGCGCTCGCGGACGGCCTGGTCACGGCGATCACCCTGCTGGACCCGCGCACGCTGATCATCGGTGGCGGGCTCGCCGAGGCGGGGGAAACCTTGTTCACACCACTTCGGAAGGCCGTCGAGGAACGCGTCACGTTCCAGCGGCTCCCCGAGATCGTTCCGGCGGCCCTCGGGGACACGGCCGGATGCCTGGGCGCAGGGCTGCTCGCCTGGGACCTACTCGCCACGGAGGTACCTGCCTGA
- the arfB gene encoding alternative ribosome rescue aminoacyl-tRNA hydrolase ArfB, translating to MPGPYVIRGSVVLPERELTWRFSRSSGPGGQHVNTSDSRAELLFDLAATTALPDVWKARALERLASRLVDGVVTVRASEHRSQLRNREMAMVRLASLLAEATAPPPKARRATKIPRGINERRLREKKARAETKRGRTGRDW from the coding sequence ATGCCTGGTCCCTATGTCATCCGCGGTTCGGTCGTGCTTCCCGAGCGGGAGCTGACCTGGCGTTTCTCACGTTCCTCCGGGCCGGGCGGCCAGCACGTGAACACCTCCGACTCGCGCGCGGAGCTGCTGTTCGACCTGGCGGCGACGACGGCACTGCCGGACGTGTGGAAGGCGCGGGCCCTGGAGCGGCTGGCGTCTCGCCTGGTCGACGGGGTGGTGACCGTACGGGCCTCCGAGCACCGCTCCCAGCTGCGCAACCGCGAGATGGCCATGGTGCGGCTGGCCTCGCTGCTCGCGGAGGCGACGGCCCCGCCGCCGAAGGCCCGCCGGGCCACGAAGATCCCGCGCGGCATCAACGAGCGCCGGCTGCGCGAGAAGAAGGCCCGCGCCGAGACGAAGCGCGGCCGCACCGGCCGCGACTGGTAA